Genomic window (Candidatus Parvarchaeota archaeon):
ACGAAAAGCATCACCAGGGGCTTTTTGCCATCAAGCCGGGTCTCACGGGTCTGGCACAGGTGAGCGGTCGTTCCCATCTGGATTTTGAAGAGGAAGTCGCACTCGATTTTTATTACATTGAAAACTGGTCAGTATG
Coding sequences:
- a CDS encoding sugar transferase, which gives rise to EKHHQGLFAIKPGLTGLAQVSGRSHLDFEEEVALDFYYIENWSVWLDLKILIRSVAVVFRADGC